The Methanobrevibacter thaueri DNA window GTTCTTGCCGCTGGAGGATTAGGATTTATCGGAATATTAATCTTAATCATTGGTGGATTATTAATTTCCGGATACGGTTTAGACATTGTAAAATTCGGTATCGAAAGAAGGGACGACGCTCCTGGAATCGACATTGTAAGACAAGTTTTAAACGCAATTAAAGTATTTATTGTTGGCTTTGTTTACTACATTATCCCAGCAATTATTGGATGGTTATTATCTACATTATTAGGTAAAGGTATTTTAACCACTATCATTATTTTCATAATTACAGTCGTATTTGCATTTGCTGAATTCATGGCGATCTGTAGATTAGCTAAATATGACAGTTTAGGAGAAGCTTTAGCAATCGGCGAAGCTATTGGTGATGTATCAAAAGTAGGTATGTTAAAAGTTCTCGCTACCATTATTGCAGTGTTCATCATTGCATTAATCATTGCTATAGTTATAGGAGTTATTATGCAATATAATAATCTCATTGGTGGAGTATTATTTGGTGTATTTGGAGTCTACCTAGCATTCTTCTATAACAGAGCAGTTGGATTATTATACTCTCAAGTATAAATAATCCCATTTTTTCTTTTTTTATTTATTTTTTGTGAAAATTTTTTTACAATTGACAAACCTGATTAAATTTTTTTGACAATTTTTAAATAGCAAGTAGTTCATATATTAATTTAATCATATGTTGGAGGAAATTATTTATGGCAAACAAATATCTTGCAGCAATTCTATCTTTTTTAATTCCAGGATTAGGACAGGCCTATGTGGGAGATATTAAAAAGGGTATTGTTTATTTCATTATCGCTGTAGTTACCGTAGGAATCATAGGCATATTCTTTGTTGATTCTGTTTTGAATCATTTTTATTACATCATTAATGTCCTAATTGATATCTATGCAGCTTATGACGCTTATTTAATGGCCAAATAGATCCTTAAAACAATTAGGTTTTAATAATAATCTTTTTTTAAAAAATAAGAAATGAGATAAATGTATGATTATCTCATGTATAAAATAAATTTACCAAACCTTGGAATTCTATAAATAATTACTACAGCAATGTAACTGAATATTATTAATAAAATCCATAGGATTATAGCTTTAACAGGTTCTGTGAAAGGCAATTGAACGACAATTGGCAGTAACGGCAATCTGAATAGGTTATGCACTAAAAACACTGCAAATGAGTATTTAGCTAAAAATGACACAATCGGATATGCCCTAACCTTGCCCATTCTGGAACACAGCTCAAACAATGCGAATGATCCTGTTAAAACAAATGGGAATTCATACCATAACTGGAAGTTATATCCTTTTGTAAATGCATAATACTGGAAGAATAAACAAATCATGAATGAAATAAGGGCTATCAATCCCAATTTTATGCTATCATAATGTTTAAATTGGCCTTTTTTAACCAAATATCCGAGAATGATGTAAATACCGTAGACACCACCACTGAATCCGAGACAATATTGAACAGCCACGTTTGGAATGCCGTGCATATCAAACATCAAAGTGATGAATGGCAGCAGGAATGCCAAAAGCGAGAAAACGACTGTCGCCTGCCAGATAGTGTCAGAGTCGAATTTTTCAAGAGCCTCAGAAACAAAAGGCATTGAAAGGTACATTCCAATAATCATTGGCATATACCACATGTGACTGAAGAAGAGGGTTCCTGCCTCTCCAAAATTAACACTCACATATTTAACTGCGATAACTTGCAGACTGATTGCATAAATCACTGCCCACAATACAGTGACAATGATTAAACCCTTACAGTTCTTCTGCCAAAACTTCCGGACACGCTCATCATCATAGGACCTATCAAGCAACAGATAACCTGTAATCATTAAAAAGAATGGGACCCCAATACGGCCTATAAAGAGAGATGCGAAATTAAATACCCTTGAAAATACTGTATAATTCAATATCGCATCGGATGAAATAATATAGATTCCATCAGTTGCATGAATGTATAAAACAGTCAGGATTGCTATTGCCCGTACAAGATCAATCCACTCAACTCTATTTTTGCCCATTGATTATTTTCTCCGATAGTTTATGATTAAACTATATTTTTCATATATAATAATTTTTACTAATAAAAAAAGCATTATTTCTTGAACTTCAAAAACACGAATACTTTCTTGGTCTACCCTAAAAATTACTCTATAACAATAATTTAATTATGGTTGAAAAATTAAAATTACAATATAGTTTGATTCATAGTAGTTATTGGAGGACAAATATGAGAAACATTATAGTTGTGGAATGCATCTCAACTGGAAAGAACTTTATAGGGGACATAATTAACAGGGGGTATAACCCTGTTGTATTGGATTTGAAGAATTCTGACACAGAGGACGGAAGGAAATACGCAAAACACGTTGAGGAAGAGTATAAATTAATTCCTCATGAATTCGACATGATTTATGAAAAGGACACCTTTGAGGAAACCGTTGAAGAGGTTAAAAAGTTCAATCCTCTTCTGATTGTTCCTGGAAATGAACGGGGGGTTGTCTTGGCAACCAGACTGTCCAATGAATTAGGCCTTTTAGGCAATTCAGTTGAAAATCTCGATGCAATGACATTGAAAAATGAAATGCACAATAGATTAGCTGAAAGAGGACTTCGTTCAATAAGGGGAAAAGTTGTTCATTCCCTGGACGAGGCATTGGAATTTTATGACAGCGAAAACTTAAGCGAAGTTGTCTTAAAGCCAACATACAGCGCAGGTTCGGCGGGAGTGCGTATCTGCCTCAATCGGGAGGAAATGGCCAATTCCATTAAACAACTATTCGAGCATGTTAACTATTATGGCGATAAAATAGAGGAACTTCTGATTCAGGAACGTATAAACGGAATTGAATATATCGTCAATACCGTAAGCCATAAGGGCAAGCATAGGGTCACTTTAGTTTGGAAATACAACAAGATCAGAACATCAGAAGGGGCAATTGTTTATGATTCCTGTGAAACTGTGAATGAATTGGGCCTTGGTGAAGCGGAAATGATTGAATACGCTTATAAAGTTGCCGATGCATTGGAAATCCAATACGGTCCTGTTCATGGTGAATACATGCTTGATGAAAATGGTCCGGTTTTAATTGAAGTCAACTGCCGCCCATGTGGCGGAGGCATGCCATCAGAGTTTTTAGACAGAATTTCCGGCCAGCATGAAACAGACAGCATTCTGGATTCCTATTTGAAGCCGGAAGCCTTCCATGACAAATTATATGAAAAATATAAATTATACGCCCATGGTACATTAAAATTCTTCATCACACCAAAAAACATGATGGTCCGCTCATCGCCGATAGTCAACATTGACAAAAAGCTAAAGGCATTTTATAGCAGCAGCATGATTAATTCAACCTATCAGGACATGTTTTTCAAGAAAACCGAAGACCTGAACACCGCTGCGGGATATGTCTTTTTAGTTAATGAAGACAAGTCTGCCGTGGACCATGATTTAAACTTCTTAAGGTCTGTTGAAAGAAATGCATTTTCAATAATTCTGAGTGATGATGACGATTATCCTGAATTAAAAGATGATGATGAATATTTAAGTGACATACTGCCTATCATCAATGAAATTGAAAAACACGGAACAGGGCTTTTTGTAACCGACCAGCATGCAGACGGAATCGCCACGTTCCAAATCAGGCATGATGAAATCAATGATGTGAAAGGCAATTTTGATTTCATTATCATTAACTTAAACAGGAGTTTGATTGATAAAAACGAGGCCGAAAAGGTAAGGATAATTTTAGATGCCATTTTAAATGTTAAGAAGGGCGGTTTTATCTTTGTTCCGGAAAACACATATCAGCTAATGTCAAGTGGCCGAAAAGGTATTGAAGCTTTGATAAAAGTTCTAGACTACACAATAGAGCTTCCGCCATATACAGTCCGTGACATGATAATCGCCTCAAGATGAATGACAGACAGTGAGTGAAATGCCATACGAAAGAAGATATAACCTGTTAAACTCAAAGTTCAAGGAACTGTTCTTTCCGACATTGCTTGCTGCAATAGCCGGAAACTTTGCAATTCTAGCGGATGCATTCATAATAAGTATGCTTTTAGGCCCAATGAACCTATCGGTCATTCAGAGCATACAGCCATTGGCCCAATTTATCAATATGATCTACTGGCTGATTGGATTTGGGGGCACAATACTTGCAACCAGCTCGAAGGCAAACTTTGAAGATAAGAAGGCCAATTACATATTCACCCTTTCGATTGTTAGCATAATTGTGATATCCCTATTGATTATGGTGTTGGGACTATTGTTTCCGGATAGCTTACTTCAGGCGTTATGCAATTCCAATCAGTTAAAACCGTTGGTTTACGAGTATTTGAAATTCTATCTTTTGGCAATACCGTTCATCTGCTTTTTTGTCGTTCTGGCATACTTCATCAAAACAGACAATTTTGTTCAACTGCAATTTAGAGGATTTCTCATAGCCAATGTATTGAACGTGATATTAGATGTGCTCCTTATAAACTACTTCAACATGGGAATTGCCGGTGCCGCATTGGCCATGGCGTTTGGATATCTCATCGCATCAGTCTACATTTCCACATACTTCTTCAGCTCAAGACGCACATTAAAACTTATAAAGCTTGAATTTACCAAATCAATGCGATATCTGGTAGACATATGCAAAACAGGATTTTCTTCATCTTCAATAGCCCTTTACCAATCACTGAAACTGATTATAATTAATTTCATCATACTTGGAGTCTTGGCTAATGTGGGATTGGTTGCTTTCAATATGTGTTGCAATGCCCAACTATTGGTGAGCATATTCATTTTCGGTACCTCCCAATCACTCTTGCCTATCATAACCGTTTACTACCAGGAAAGTGACTATAACGGCGTGGAGTATGTTGCAAGAAGGTCCCTGAAGATTGCAATCGCCTTTGGAATATTTTTCACATTGCTATTTACACTATTCCCACAGACATTATTGTACCTATTCTCCGTAAGCGACCCGTCACATCTCCCTATTGTGATGAATGCAGTCAGGATTTTCTCATTGTCCATTCTGGCATATTCCATAAACTTCCTCTACATATTCTATCTTCAATCAATACAGGACAACAAATTGGCAAATGTCGTCACACTGCTGAACGGATTGATATTCCCTGTGGCATTCGTTTTCATATTTTCCATCATCTGGAATGAAAATGGAATCTGGTTCGGTTTTGTGGTCTCAGAAATAGCGACACTGGCATTCATTTACCTATACTCAAGATACGTCAACAAAAAGAGCAATGGGGAATGCACCGGATTATTCATGAAGAAGCATCACCCTGAAGATGAGAAGATACTTGAATATACTATAAAGGCAAATCAAAATGATGCGGTGAACCTTTCCAGAGAAGTTCAGGAATTCCTATCCGATGAGAACGGGTCAGTTTTCATTAGCCTGGCAATCGAGGAAATTCTCATCTATATCCTGGAGATAAACGACAAATTGGATTGGATTGATGTGATAATCAGGGACAACGATGAGTTTGCAGTCATTTCAATAAAGCATGCAGGAATCGGATATAATCCTGAGGAAAATCCGGATTTGGATTCCGACAACATCAATATGCTCCTTAGCATTTCAGACAACATTGAGCATTCCGAGATATTGGGTTTGAACAATACGGTGATTACGATTAAAAAGTAATGATGCGGCGTTTCTGCATCAGTTAAATTGAACTGCATTAAACGGTGAAATGAGAATATTGCATGATTTTTGAAAAAAAATATGATTCGATTTAAATGAACAAGCTTGTAATTAACTGCATAACATCATTAAGGATATTGCTTGGATTTTTGTTTCTATTATGTGTTCTGCTTGACTTAAACGTTGCTTATTTAGCCATAATATTCATATTGACTGCAATTACGGATGTGGGCGACGGATGGCTATCCAGAAAATACGGTCTTGCATCAGATGCCGGTGCAAGGTTTGACGTGATTTGCGATTTCATCTTCATAATGATTTCCACATTTGCACTTGTCCTAAGAGGCCTTATTCCCGCATGGTTCCTATTAATCATTATCCTGAAACTGGTCGAATTCTTTAAGACCAGTGACGAATCCCTTGTCTATGAAAAATTCGGCCATTTTGTTGCTTTGATGTTTTACGCATTCCCGATAGTCGCCGTCCTATTGAATGACCCTCTCATAGTTTTGATATTGGCCATTTTCATCACGATTTGTGCATTGATATCCTCATTGAGTAGAATTCATAGAAAATTTTATTAATTTTTCAGAATATACATATTCACTGATTATATGATATCCCTTAGAAAAATAAACACATTACTGATTATCGTCATTGCGGTGATGCTTTTAACCCATGCATTGCTATCCCTATTGTATTTGTACGGCGCCATAAGCTATTCCCCTGATTTTCAAATAACAGGAAGGCACCTGTTTTATCCTGTGGTTGCCCATATAATCATAAGCATGTACCTTTACTTCAAGGACAAGTCCAGAGGCGTGAACAGGTATCCTAAGTTGAACTCCGACACAAGGCAGCAGATGATTTCAGGAATCATGATAGTGATTTTCGCAAGCCTGCACATATTGGGATACTCATTCAATCCGCTGGGCGAGCCAAGCACTTTCAATATTAGCCTATATCATTTTATAGTGGACACCATGCTGTTTGTTTCAATAGCTCTGCATCTGAGGGTTTCAATTCCTAAATTCATGATATCCTTCGGATTTCTTGAGGAAAAGGATGCACATCTGAATTTTAAACGAAAGGTGAATTGGGCAGTTGCAATCATTTTGATTATTCTGATTCTCGGTGAGGTGGTGTATTACGTTGGAGGTGCACT harbors:
- a CDS encoding MATE family efflux transporter; the protein is MPYERRYNLLNSKFKELFFPTLLAAIAGNFAILADAFIISMLLGPMNLSVIQSIQPLAQFINMIYWLIGFGGTILATSSKANFEDKKANYIFTLSIVSIIVISLLIMVLGLLFPDSLLQALCNSNQLKPLVYEYLKFYLLAIPFICFFVVLAYFIKTDNFVQLQFRGFLIANVLNVILDVLLINYFNMGIAGAALAMAFGYLIASVYISTYFFSSRRTLKLIKLEFTKSMRYLVDICKTGFSSSSIALYQSLKLIIINFIILGVLANVGLVAFNMCCNAQLLVSIFIFGTSQSLLPIITVYYQESDYNGVEYVARRSLKIAIAFGIFFTLLFTLFPQTLLYLFSVSDPSHLPIVMNAVRIFSLSILAYSINFLYIFYLQSIQDNKLANVVTLLNGLIFPVAFVFIFSIIWNENGIWFGFVVSEIATLAFIYLYSRYVNKKSNGECTGLFMKKHHPEDEKILEYTIKANQNDAVNLSREVQEFLSDENGSVFISLAIEEILIYILEINDKLDWIDVIIRDNDEFAVISIKHAGIGYNPEENPDLDSDNINMLLSISDNIEHSEILGLNNTVITIKK
- a CDS encoding DUF4013 domain-containing protein produces the protein MDIGEIISDAIVYPFNNIKALIIYMIIGIVCGLLGGASLMGVLLAAQGNNVLAAGGLGFIGILILIIGGLLISGYGLDIVKFGIERRDDAPGIDIVRQVLNAIKVFIVGFVYYIIPAIIGWLLSTLLGKGILTTIIIFIITVVFAFAEFMAICRLAKYDSLGEALAIGEAIGDVSKVGMLKVLATIIAVFIIALIIAIVIGVIMQYNNLIGGVLFGVFGVYLAFFYNRAVGLLYSQV
- a CDS encoding CDP-alcohol phosphatidyltransferase family protein; protein product: MNKLVINCITSLRILLGFLFLLCVLLDLNVAYLAIIFILTAITDVGDGWLSRKYGLASDAGARFDVICDFIFIMISTFALVLRGLIPAWFLLIIILKLVEFFKTSDESLVYEKFGHFVALMFYAFPIVAVLLNDPLIVLILAIFITICALISSLSRIHRKFY
- a CDS encoding acyltransferase, encoding MGKNRVEWIDLVRAIAILTVLYIHATDGIYIISSDAILNYTVFSRVFNFASLFIGRIGVPFFLMITGYLLLDRSYDDERVRKFWQKNCKGLIIVTVLWAVIYAISLQVIAVKYVSVNFGEAGTLFFSHMWYMPMIIGMYLSMPFVSEALEKFDSDTIWQATVVFSLLAFLLPFITLMFDMHGIPNVAVQYCLGFSGGVYGIYIILGYLVKKGQFKHYDSIKLGLIALISFMICLFFQYYAFTKGYNFQLWYEFPFVLTGSFALFELCSRMGKVRAYPIVSFLAKYSFAVFLVHNLFRLPLLPIVVQLPFTEPVKAIILWILLIIFSYIAVVIIYRIPRFGKFILYMR
- a CDS encoding ATP-grasp domain-containing protein; this translates as MRNIIVVECISTGKNFIGDIINRGYNPVVLDLKNSDTEDGRKYAKHVEEEYKLIPHEFDMIYEKDTFEETVEEVKKFNPLLIVPGNERGVVLATRLSNELGLLGNSVENLDAMTLKNEMHNRLAERGLRSIRGKVVHSLDEALEFYDSENLSEVVLKPTYSAGSAGVRICLNREEMANSIKQLFEHVNYYGDKIEELLIQERINGIEYIVNTVSHKGKHRVTLVWKYNKIRTSEGAIVYDSCETVNELGLGEAEMIEYAYKVADALEIQYGPVHGEYMLDENGPVLIEVNCRPCGGGMPSEFLDRISGQHETDSILDSYLKPEAFHDKLYEKYKLYAHGTLKFFITPKNMMVRSSPIVNIDKKLKAFYSSSMINSTYQDMFFKKTEDLNTAAGYVFLVNEDKSAVDHDLNFLRSVERNAFSIILSDDDDYPELKDDDEYLSDILPIINEIEKHGTGLFVTDQHADGIATFQIRHDEINDVKGNFDFIIINLNRSLIDKNEAEKVRIILDAILNVKKGGFIFVPENTYQLMSSGRKGIEALIKVLDYTIELPPYTVRDMIIASR
- a CDS encoding DUF6677 family protein, with amino-acid sequence MANKYLAAILSFLIPGLGQAYVGDIKKGIVYFIIAVVTVGIIGIFFVDSVLNHFYYIINVLIDIYAAYDAYLMAK